In one Conger conger chromosome 5, fConCon1.1, whole genome shotgun sequence genomic region, the following are encoded:
- the LOC133128933 gene encoding transmembrane protein 275-like, which translates to MMFTDKSSGTAVPKKAPKKKTRPQGLPSPALCCACGLCIMLAGINITLVGAFAFGTLLPAHNPPIVIGPVLLLVALAFFGACCVCSRRPAAAGARKPKSGGGMGMSRLSGTAFEIETSEHTLQDTTAVQLSPTNSPSSSRASSPAHEPPRLAPNLFTMETDCPASACYFASASDSGGGAVKLNLPRDPLPPSAEGC; encoded by the coding sequence ATGATGTTCACGGACAAGAGCTCCGGCACGGCGGTGCCCAAGAAGGCCCCGAAGAAGAAGACGCGGCCTCAGGGCCTGCCCTCTCCGGCGCTGTGCTGCGCCTGCGGCCTCTGCATCATGCTGGCGGGCATCAACATCACGCTGGTGGGCGCCTTCGCCTTCGGCACGCTGCTGCCCGCCCACAACCCGCCCATCGTGATCGGGCccgtgctgctgctggtggcgCTGGCGTTCTTCGGCGCGTGCTGCGTGTGCAGCCGCCGGCCGGCCGCCGCCGGCGCCCGCAAGCCCAAGTCGGGCGGCGGCATGGGGATGTCGCGCCTCAGCGGCACGGCGTTCGAGATCGAGACCAGCGAGCACACCCTGCAGGACACCACCGCCGTGCAGCTCAGCCCCACCAACTCGCCCAGCTCGTCCCGCGCCTCCAGCCCCGCCCACGAGCCCCCGCGCCTCGCCCCCAACCTCTTCACCATGGAGACCGACTGCCCCGCCTCCGCCTGCTACTTCGCCTCCGCCTCCGActccgggggcggggccgtCAAGCTCAACCTGCCGCGCGACCCCCTACCGCCCAGCGCAGAGGGGTGCTGA